One stretch of Euphorbia lathyris chromosome 7, ddEupLath1.1, whole genome shotgun sequence DNA includes these proteins:
- the LOC136200546 gene encoding uncharacterized protein, translating into MGSLMSGWDSHILDSKSAKYKRNHSLTKEGIESYWKSKKKIEEENLRSISFPSHTNQEMKDVEEFGLERSSSLPEIKTEDIKTEKSLEDFIKKNGWWKGSNWAFLNEPPVLEQTSNTYAAQFHIANSKPNNNTGISA; encoded by the exons ATGGGATCTTTAATGTCTGGTTGGGACTCACATATTCTGGATTCTAAATCAG cTAAGTATAAGAGGAATCACTCACTCACTAAGGAAGGTATTGAGAGTTACTGGAAATCAAAGAAGAAAATTGAGGAGGAAAATCTCAGATCAATTTCTTTTCCATCTCACACTAATCAg GAAATGAAAGATGTTGAGGAATTTGGGCTTGAAAGATCAAGTTCGTTGCCTGAGATAAAGACAGAGGACATCAAAACTGAAAAAAGTTTAGAGGATTTCATCAAGAAAAATGGATG GTGGAAAGGGAGCAACTGGGCATTTTTGAATGAACCACCAGTACTTGAACAAACATCAAATACTTATGCTGCTCAGTTCCACATTGCCAATTCTAAACCAAATAATAATACTGGAATTAGTGCTTAG